CAAGGGCCGGATACCCCTgaggagaaaagagagaaattttttaggttttaaaatttttgtaaaaatgacagttttcaaaattttttgggttaaatattGTTTTCCGAACGGCATCGTTTTGGCAACAGGGGTCAggtgccaaaacgacgccgttttggccctGACCCGTGACCCGACCCGTTGGCCCTCAGGATTCGCGTGTTTCTGCGGTGAATGGGCTATTTGCGCGCAAGGCCCTTCCTCTTTTGAGCTATAGTGCAATCGGGTCCTTGTGGTTCTTATATTTTTGGCCTTATAATTATCTGATTGTTTCCTTTTGGTCCGAATTGAAACGCTGTGTTTGGGGGCTGGGAATATTGCACGGTCGATCCCTTGTCCCTTAAACGCGTTTCATTTTGGCCCCGAGCCATCTTCTTTGTTTATTTGCGATTCAGACCCCAGAGTTctgttttgagtttaaattagTTCCTGTTTTGTTATACTCttgctattaaattaatttatttcgaTAACGTTaccattatttttactattattattttatatattgttattatcattattttgcctattattatatctttgtaattttagatttaattacatatatatacatttcggatatatatatagatacatacttatattcttatattttgtGATTTATATTCGTGCATGCATATTTTgctttcataaatatatatatatatactcttatatatttttaagattttaaaatgtaatctCCTTTATACATGTTCATAGTTcacaagcatatatatatatatttttatatatacttattaattctaacatacatacatacatacatatatatatatatatatatttatcattttattcattaccATTATTTCCTTTGGTATACATTTATCTATTTATCTATTTACATGCTCATcattattacttatttaaatgcttaattttttatttgtgtatacattattgatttcttttcattatatatttgcgctttatttatttatcttttattatttgcctgtattattttgtttgcattatcatcattattCTTTTACATTCATTTCGGATTcgtcaaaaaacaaaaaattttaaaatgaaaataatactcgatatttagaattttcgagaatcgagccctaacgtattgggttccgattttcctcgttgaatctaaataatcgagattactcttttaaaaataataaaaagctcattatcgggaattcaatatgttgtatcctaacgcattggatatgacacgttgttttcctgatatgagaattttttctaaaaaattctaaagtaagccaatgttttgcgtttggaaattcgagaaaacatgccctaaggtgctgggtgtcgttttttctcgttcaaccaaatagcttaaTATCcttcccaaaatttcaaaataaggcaatgttttgcgtttggaaattcgaggaatgtgccctaatgtgctgggttttgatttctcgtttaaccaaattgccaaatatcctcttaaattttaatccatgccatttgagtttttttctaaggatcgtattttaaatttctttaaagttttcagtttttcgacactaagacattaagtaatcaactaggtaccaattttgggcgtatcgagggtgctaatccttcctcgtgcataaccgactcccgaacccatttttctgaatttcgtggaccaaacttgttgttttaataaaatcaaatcgtttattaaaaacaaccacttttcgaggtgatccgatcacacctcatcaaaaaggatcggtggtgactcccatttttgttttcattttccaaaacctaagtcgaccccgttttccatcaaaaaatggtgtcaacaggaGCACTACAAAAACATATAGGCAAAATCTTACATGATATTCATTTGTGTATTCATATTATATTCGCATCGAGTAATCGTACCTGGTGGAGTTTACGTACTCAAAAATGTTGCGACCGTCAATCAAGTTAAAACAAGATGCAGGCAAAGGAAAAAGGCTAGAATAGTCAATATTGTTGCCCTGGTCTCGAGCCACGGTCCCAGCTGCACCAGCCAAAAGGGCTCCTATCCCGTTAGTAAGTATCGTATCACAAAGAACAATCTTACCCTTCACCAAATTTTTATCCAATGAATTCGGAAAACAGAATCTGCACTTCAACGATtggatcattaaaatattaatagtataaaGAGATACGAAAAGATAAAATACTTTAGTTTTACACATGTGTAACTGGatcaattaaaaaagaaaaaaaaaggctaaGTTTATGTTACCTCGATGATATAGTAGATGTTGAAGTAGTGTTTGCTGCGTCTCCGCCATAAATCATAGGGTACGTTTTATTCTTGAGATCAAATGTATTTATTGATACTCCCTACGTACAATCATacgtgtatatatgtatatgatagctatcattataaatcataaaattgatatatgattACAAatcatgtatgtatttatattacCTCATAAATCTTGTTGTTGCCAAGTTGAACCTTGGTGGAAAACTTACGATCAATGGTGCTAGCTACCACGGAAAGCGACCACGGTGAGAAATTAGAGATCGTTGAACGTCTAGGGCCATCGTTACCCGCCGAAATTACGGTCAGTATACCGTTTTTCATGGCGTGAAAAGATGCGACATCGATCGCATGTTCGAAATAGTCTCCAGTCCGTCCTCCTTCGActgaaattgatataatatcgACTCCATCAGAGATCGCATCATCGAATCCTACGAGAATGTCGGCATCCTGACAACCATCGGACCAACATATTTTGTACACCGCGATGCGTGCTGATGGAACCCCTCCTCGAGCTGTTCCTGAACCAAAGCCGTAGAGACTTGCACCATCAACTAAATTCCCGGCTGCCGTGGAAGCAGTATGAGTCCCATGACCGTCGCTGTCTCTCGGAGATTCAAAGTCATCCGGTAAAAGCAGTCCATCGCTGCGGTAATATTTTGCACCTATGATCTTGCTGCATTTGAACATATAGCAATATTAGTTAGACATTTGAAGCACTAAGATTTCTCCCATATCGAACATATACTTGTATCCGAAACGCACCCTAAACCCGGTAACATAacccaagaaaaaaaatttacttgttGCAAGTGAAATTGTCTTGTGGTTGAAATTGGCAACTGCCTTTCCATTTGGAAGGAGGTGGACCAAGTCCTTTGTCATCAAAGCTTAGAGATTCAGGCCAAATTCCAATGTCTAAAACACCAATGATAACATCACTTTCCATGGTTGCTCTTTCAACTTGTTGAGGGAATCCCATAAAATCCCATGACCTTGTTGTATGtagttttctcttttcatttggAAACACTGATACTACACCCTTTATTCCTGAACATATCCAaacaaccaaaattcaaattaagctCGAAGATCTGCATCTTAATCCACAGAGTATTTTCGCTTTGATTTTTAAAGTAGATCTATTATTATAACTagaacttgaaattttaatttgtttaactcgaatatgaacTTGATTTAACTTGATTTGATATAAAAAGTAACACTATGAAACCAGAGGGGCATGCTAAGGTCTTGACCCTCACCTTGGTTGAATGAGGACTCTTTAATCCTTAccaaaaaattgtatttttttagcATCTTCAAAAGATTAATAATATACTTTAAgctttttaatataaaaattttaaccttgataccttcaaaattttataattttattttggatctCTAAAAAATTCATGGCTTCACACTTGGAACTGGCTCAACTTGAACTTAAAAATGAACCAAACTTAAGTGTCAAATCCGAATGAAAAACCCAAAAAGCTCAATTGAAAAACCtcaatgatttaattttgaaattgacctgaaatcaaaattattcaaacttgaaataatataaaattttaaaacttgaattgattcaatctaaaataatcaaatttggaATCAATTGAATATGTTCGATTACAAGTCTACTTGAACTTATAGTGCTCTCTGTTTTACTtgaaattcttataattttgtCTAAAGTTTACCAATCTAACCCTTGATTGAATCATTCAAATCATCTTTTAAGTCAAATTGGTTCGCTCAAGTATAAATGTTGacctaataataattaaataattaattcaaaattcataaatattataaaatattataaaatcgaTTCAAGcgctaattttttattttgatttctagtttttttaattgaacCCAAGTGATTCActcaaaaattaattcaactcTTGTTTTCATATCGATATATTGATCGGTCTTGTTCAACCAATCCGACCTATCAATCTGATTCGATACAAATAACACTGTTTTTATCTCATAAAGAATAATTGATAAATACAAACTTAAATGTTTGTGTATATATCATAATGgatttgaagaaattttaaatgtgaggtTGGAGTGTTACACTTACCGGCCATTTTTTGTGCTTCTTCCTCAGTCAAATCCACCACGAACCCATTAAAACTCTTTTTGTAGCAGTACAGCACTGTCTTCGACTCACTGCATTCATTCCAATTGCATGCTCAATCTCAATAAATAgtaggttttattttgttttgggaataattataattaattattacaattattagGAATGGCTAAGGCTATTGACTGCCCTTTTACCTTGGTCcctgtttatatatatacgatATAAATCAGAGGCAGCATATGTTTACACACCTGCCAAAAACATCTTGTACCATGCTGCTGTGAAGCAAAGCTGTGGAAGCTCCATCTTTAAGTCGGTCACCCATATACACAATATAGCTCCGAATATTCACcgattacaatttttattttttttaaaatgaagttCATCACCaatggaaatttaaaaaaaaaaaaaaagacaagaaattaaATCCAGTATTAACCTTTTGATTGGCATTGGCGTTGGATTGAAAAAGATGAGAGGCTGCTTTGTTAGTAAGAAGAGCTAAAAGAAAGCAATGAAGTAGATATTTTCCTCCATTGAAACAATGCtcacacaaaaataaataacaaacttttcCAAGTAGTATATTTATGGAGAAAAATAGATGCTAAAGTCTTAGTCTTTgtggaaataaattatattataaatttaaacttttcatacttttcttttgttttaatttatatttgggataatatttaaaattgtatataaatttGTTGGATAATTACTACAAAATTTCCTTTACCgtaattttagtaaaatgtCAAAGTTTTGAGAAAATCAACAAGAATGAATGAAGCTCTCTTGTtgcttataaaaataatgacctcctatttataggattcGGGTAAAGTAGTTCACGAAATTCAAAGGTGATATTGCAATGATTAGATTCTAACGGTCATATTATTGCATTACCTtcgttataaattatatttgggATAATATTTAAAAGCTGGACATGAATTTTGGTCAaatatgtaatgttataattatttctttaaatataattatatttaaaaagaaattggataaaccatttattttatttatgtttggattaaattttaattttaaaaataatcgtGTATTATGTCTATTTCCTACCATGGTAGCTTATTAAATAAGTGTTcctaagtttttatatttttgtggaTATGAACATATGACCTAcacattttgattttctttagtATCAATAAATTTGGGGTCACCAATTGCTACAACTAGTGAACtacttttcaatattattattatttcattaaagaTGGAGAAAAGTATTTTGAGATTgagaaattattaggtaaattgttcctattaaataaattattgttttattcgataatttattgtataataatgttttaaaattttttcttaagtATTACTTAAGGGTGAATTCATTTGATtcgataatattttttaaaattatttatgataattttgagttttaagttttggattttattttaacaaaaggatatatacatatattgaaaaataagtttcaTATAGAATTTTAGGTATTTCTAAAGGATTTGAATAAGTAACAAACTTAAGCACGAAGTTAGAATAGGAGAAAATATGTCAAATTCTGTTATTAGACACTATATTTTGaataagttgtggatttagtacctatatattaatttagtcattttcaatctctatacttttaaagttttaatcttGACCAAATGAAAACTATCACATTAATTAAGttctgttatttttaaaatttgacacGTCAAACATATTATCGCATATGTAATGTCATGTCAACTTGCCATCTCCATATATTACTCACAGAAAaccaattaataaatttaacagttGTCGTTTACATTAAGATTAACGTTtggaaattagaaaatataagaCTAAGAACGATCCAATTCGAGAACATGAACTAAATCTCTAACTTTACACATAATGTAGgactaataatagaatttaaccaaatagatTTAATTGCTATTGTTTGgtcagaataattttttaaaatttaaaaagtaaataaactaaaattgatcaaatacaaatacatgtattaaatatacaattgatgtAAAATACATGTTCTAATGGCAGAATTTGACCggagaaaatatgataaatcagTTTGATTTTAGCTTGTATGTGGTAGAATGACATTTTATTTGGTGGCGTGTATGGGAAGGGTAAACCTCATTCTTTAATAGCtgattcaattattaatatatttttacttgtGGCTGAATTACGTATTTGAGAATCAAATCCatagaatttatatatgtaGAGATTAAATCGATTGACTTAATTCAGAATTaggattatataaatttaaaagctaaatatattattataccaattagaTAAAAGTCATATTTtctattaacaatttaataataatgttagtgataaatttgtaaatttttatattttgggtgtctacttgctatataaaatttttagttttcataatcatttttccaaaaattatttttcaaataaaaaatgatttttatataacaTTTTAGCTAAAATTCTAAACTGTGGAAATAAAGAAGAAGCTTGACTACGAACTAATTTGTCTCCTAACATGTCCAGAGGGAGACAGTGCGTTAGAATAGGAGAAAATATTACAAATCAGTTTGATTTTAGTTTAAAGAGGTGAAATGACCTCTTGGCATTATTTGTCGGTTTGTATGGGGACGCaagaaaaatattacaaaaaggCATAATGTCAATTTTagattttctctctttttaacttttattaatttggtccttttttaattaaatttgaacatttatttttccaaaaagagttaaattgtttttcttaaataaaaatactgattataatattatttctaaCAATTTTAGCGTGTGAACTCGCTTAATAGTCTATTTGTgctatttataaaaatatttaaaactaaaaatataaaaagacggttgttctttcattttcgcactttttattttttatgaagaaattaaacccttaattttcttttctttttttccaattaaaatgttaaatcaccgttaaaaagaatttttaaataattaaaaataaaaaaaatattttaaaagaactataaaattttcaaatatatattaaaagaaaccCATCGTGGGTTCTTGGCAGTTGGCATCGTAGGTGTGGAATCTTTCCTCACAAGGTCTTGGATCTGGAAAGAAGCCGATAAGCAGTTCAAATAAGGGCTAAGGCCACTCCAAAGTCCAAACGAATAGACATCCCGTTTTTGGGTGGGTGGGTCCGCCCTCGGTGACTCCTCCCATTCAAACCCCTCCCCCCCGGgccaaaaaaaaacaactttttgGCTTTCTCAAGTAACCCACATTTCTTCACCACTTTCCtaacatgtttttaatgattatttaacatttttcatccaaatcaagcaattttacaaacaaaaaaaaatttaaaattaaaagatgaactttttttaaaacaagagtcaaaatgaaaaacagaaaaacattaagagcacgtttggttcgctgtattggattagaggtgtattggattaaaggtgtaatggaatagaggtgtaatagcaaatcaactgtttggttaaatgtaatggaatagaggcgtaatagtaatcttgtgttttgttgaatggaatagaggtgtaatagcataatggaaaaaactaaaatgactagaatacccttagcataaatttgttttggtaaatgattattgttattgttatttaaattttaataagattattattatcaataataaataatttaatcatatttaaacataattattattaaatatattttaattaaaatatataatttaataaaattcttaagaattaatattcttatatgaatttactcaaatcataatatatgatcttgtaaaatataaattaacataattattattaaatatattataattaaaatatataatttaataaaattcttaataattaatattcttttatgaatttactcaaatcataatatatgatactataaaaaatttgaaataattaatattaaatatattttaattaaaatatatgatttagtaaaatttaaaataattataactaataaattatattttatgaatttgtataatttaaaataataattattacatataatttaataataatatataatttcataaaattcttgataataaattttcttatatgaatttatacaatttaaaataattaatattaaatataatttaatagtgatatataatttcataaaattcttaataataaaatgttcttatatgaatttacaaaataaatatataacttgagaattatattctgcataaacataattaacttatattaagaaaatgtttgataaaaatgaaattctacatccTAATCCatatattatatagttttacaacatcaaaaactTCCATCATCTTCAACATGTACTTCAAAATCCCATCCTGTGCCCTCGACATCTTCTTTCTCCTTGCCTGTTCTTGTGACAGGCGCTGTTTAGCAATATCAATCCCCTCCTTGCACTTATTCTGCTCTTTAAGCCGTTTGAGACGTATTTTGTCCCTCCACATCCTCCTCTAAAGTTCATCCACATCAATTTCTTCATCACTATAATCATCCTCCACCGTCGCCTCTGGTTCAATTTGTGAGGCTGCCACATCTTTTTCCCCAAGTGGAGCACTGAAGAAATCCATATCCCCACAAATTCCCATCTCGTCAAACATCATCATTGTTCCAAGATAGGAACTCAAATATGGCTGAAACTTGAGAGAACCTCTAATCTGCTAGTACTGATATAAGTTCAACCCACCCAAAAATAGGCCTTAGTTAacctattaaaaattgaataaatatactGGTTAACAAATACCCAGAGTTCCTTGATAAACTTGCAGCatctaaccaataaaattatatacacagtcaaaatataaatttaacaccACACACAAACAGacacatatgtatatacatgtatacatatatgtaaactCTGGCTAAAGAAACATAGATGAAGtaatcaaaaaattaaacagATCAATCAGTGGATCCTCCACATCAGACACAGCCCAAGTCTTATCCCGGTGAATTGAAATATTTCCATTATCTGTGACAACTGTGACCACCTCTTTCCGGGTCAAAAGCTCATTGGCTACAACTGCATTCATTTTGTACTTTTTCAGAGCCATAATGGCCTTCTCTAGGAGAATTTTT
This genomic stretch from Gossypium raimondii isolate GPD5lz chromosome 6, ASM2569854v1, whole genome shotgun sequence harbors:
- the LOC105772838 gene encoding cucumisin, which produces MGDRLKDGASTALLHSSMVQDVFGSESKTVLYCYKKSFNGFVVDLTEEEAQKMAGIKGVVSVFPNEKRKLHTTRSWDFMGFPQQVERATMESDVIIGVLDIGIWPESLSFDDKGLGPPPSKWKGSCQFQPQDNFTCNNKIIGAKYYRSDGLLLPDDFESPRDSDGHGTHTASTAAGNLVDGASLYGFGSGTARGGVPSARIAVYKICWSDGCQDADILVGFDDAISDGVDIISISVEGGRTGDYFEHAIDVASFHAMKNGILTVISAGNDGPRRSTISNFSPWSLSVVASTIDRKFSTKVQLGNNKIYEGVSINTFDLKNKTYPMIYGGDAANTTSTSTISSRFCFPNSLDKNLVKGKIVLCDTILTNGIGALLAGAAGTVARDQGNNIDYSSLFPLPASCFNLIDGRNIFEYVNSTRGIRPLALGLRQDSFVDRGRSSVKP